From a region of the Impatiens glandulifera chromosome 4, dImpGla2.1, whole genome shotgun sequence genome:
- the LOC124936157 gene encoding organelle RRM domain-containing protein 2, mitochondrial-like isoform X1 has protein sequence MAMLVAMRASAAAATAEMGVGHRGIRRLFSTLGSSSFPADQSTKPPPAEPSTNLFVSGLNKRTTSEGLKEAFGKFGEVVYGRVVTDRVSGFSKGFGFIQYATLEESAAGIQGMDGKFLDGWVIFAEYARPRAPLPSVGNNNGGYSYRTPNGGQQQ, from the exons ATGGCGATGTTGGTGGCGATGAGAGCatcggcggcggcggcgacggcGGAGATGGGAGTAGGACACCGTGGAATAAGAAGGTTATTCTCTACTTTAGGTTCATCATCTTTTCCGGCCGATCAATCGACCAAACCTCCTCCGGCGGAGCCATCTACCAATCTCTTCGTCTCCG GGCTTAACAAACGGACTACTTCAGAAGGACTAAAGGAAGCTTTTGGTAAATTTGGTGAAGTGGTCTATG GCCGTGTAGTGACTGATCGAGTATCGGGTTTCTCCAAAGGGTTTGGTTTTATTCAATACGCTACTCTTGAGGAATCTGCTGCAGGGATACAGGGCATGGATGGAAAG TTCTTGGATGGATGGGTTATCTTTGCTGAATACGCTAGACCAAGGGCTCCGCTTCCTTCGGTTGGGAATAACAATGGTGGATATTCATACAGGACACCAAATGGGGGGCAGCAGCAGTAA
- the LOC124936157 gene encoding organelle RRM domain-containing protein 2, mitochondrial-like isoform X2, whose amino-acid sequence MAMLVAMRASAAAATAEMGVGHRGIRRLFSTLGSSSFPADQSTKPPPAEPSTNLFVSGLNKRTTSEGLKEAFGKFGEVVYGRVVTDRVSGFSKGFGFIQYATLEESAAGIQGMDGKFLDG is encoded by the exons ATGGCGATGTTGGTGGCGATGAGAGCatcggcggcggcggcgacggcGGAGATGGGAGTAGGACACCGTGGAATAAGAAGGTTATTCTCTACTTTAGGTTCATCATCTTTTCCGGCCGATCAATCGACCAAACCTCCTCCGGCGGAGCCATCTACCAATCTCTTCGTCTCCG GGCTTAACAAACGGACTACTTCAGAAGGACTAAAGGAAGCTTTTGGTAAATTTGGTGAAGTGGTCTATG GCCGTGTAGTGACTGATCGAGTATCGGGTTTCTCCAAAGGGTTTGGTTTTATTCAATACGCTACTCTTGAGGAATCTGCTGCAGGGATACAGGGCATGGATGGAAAG TTCTTGGACGGATGA
- the LOC124934798 gene encoding uncharacterized abhydrolase domain-containing protein DDB_G0269086-like has product MGIRHPSWSKPTPGATGGRKKTSKKSVAAKEKAEGKGKEKVVFSEPPQQTEEKESASTSKRTESEKTDDERPDDEEHSGPSPDNTGTGANPKTAEGGEEISEEEEEEDEPTKDDTIARKILKVIEQRADKVGEIYREWHEHRFSKRYRHILPGFTDEECFQRLKEIKDVVMDLTNSETIHEALGRTFILRPRAQLRKLTIRIRKITARFEEVTTEDTLTPLVLQRPEKARGELVEEIERLEVMYRQREIPHYTPPRIDKSQTHGPTPPRANLATNETDEGTETPLTAQQQTEQTGASEPGVTKEWVKSLLQEFADSAVHPLEEKLKRTVSSALRFANNTRQLLLRTDDRFSEIEDDCREEAVLRSNHLRRTVILEDKTFEIEENFDRLERETEARLTEVTEDLVGTTLGRVSELEKKNAGLEADLKALTAQVAELLKAKMNVDAAVVEANARAAQEVQDALDNEARKEKEPPQLTEEERAERERRTEARFPGLAKSVAAQAAKDAERLERERQRLEGFAAANEKKNAASSVSVPTKRKRESSKKVQEAELLNEVTDTVIESIPEQATHAEEEDEVHLQRRSTRQRVSESASRPQSVKKKRNKDLMASYDFSDSE; this is encoded by the exons atggggatacgccatccctctTG GAGTAAGCCGACCCCCGGtgccacaggtggccgaaagaagacatCCAAGAAATCGGTCGCGGCTAAAGAAAAGGCCGAAGGCAAGGGCAAGGAGAAGGTAGTCTTCTCGGAACCGCCCCAACAAACAGAGGAGAAAGAGTCGGCTTCCACATCTAAAAGAACCGAATCGGAGAAGACCGATGACGAAAGACCGGATGATGAAGAGCATTCGGGCCCAAGTCCCGATAACACCGGTACGGGTGCAAATCCTAAGACCGCCGAGGGCGGTGAAGAAATCagtgaagaagaggaggaggaggacgaacCGACAAAGGACGATACTATAGCGCGCAAAATCCTGAAGGTCATTGAACAGCGAGCTGACAAGGTTGGCGAgatataccgggaatggcacgagcaccggttcagCAAACGTTACAGACACATTCTACCAGGCTTCACCGACGAAGAGTGTTTCCAAAGGCTGAAGGAAATAAAAGACGTAGTCATGGACCTCACAAACTCCGAAACCATTCACGAAGCCCTGGGCCGAACCTTCATCTTAAGACCGCGAGCACAGCTACGGAAGCTAACCATACGGATCCGAAAGATTACGGCAAGGTTCGAAGAGGTAACAACGGAGGATACCTTAACGCCTTTGGTGTTACAAAGGCCTGAGAAAGCGAGAGGAGAACTCGTTgaagaaatagagcggctggagGTGATGTACAGACAAAGAGAAATACCGCACTATACACCTCCACGGATCGATAAGAGTCAAACTCAcggtccaacacctccaagggcgAATCTGGCAACAAATGAAACCGATGAAGGGACGGAGACCCCTCTTACAGCGCAACAGCAAACTGAACAAACCGGGGCTTCCGAACCGGGTGTTACAAAAGAATGGGTGAAGAGTcttcttcaagagtttgcagacTCCGCGGTTCACCCATTGGAGGAGAAACTCAAGAGAACAGTTAGCTCGGCACTCCGGTTCGCCAACAATACAAGGCAACTTCTATTAAGAACAGACGACCGGTTCTCAGAAATCGAAGATGACTGCCGGGAAGAAGCGGTTCTGCGCAGCAACCACCTTCGGCGAACCGTGATTTTGGAGGATAAGACTTTCGAGATAGAAGAGAACTTcgaccggcttgaaagagagactgaAGCAAGACTGACAGAGGTTACTGAGGATCTGGTCGGCACAACGCTTGGAAGGGTCTCAGAacttgaaaagaagaatgcggGTCTCGaggccgacctcaaggcgctcACCGCACAAGTTGCCGAATTGCTCAAAGCAAAAATGAATGTGGATGCCGCGGTTGTGGAGGCAAATGCCCGAGCGGCTCAGgaagtccaggatgcgctggacaaCGAAGCCAGAAAAGAGAAGGAGCCTCCGCAACTCACCGAAGAAGAAAGAGCCGAGCGAGAACGGAGGACAGAGGCTAGGTTTCCGGGACTTGCAAAGTCGgtagccgctcaagctgcgaaggatgcTGAGCGGTTAGAAAGGGAAAGACAGAGGCTAGAAGGCTTTGCAGCCGCTAACGAGAAGAAAAATGCGGCCTCTTCCGTCTCGGTTCCGACAAAGCGAAAAAGGGAATCCTCAAAGAAGGTTCAAGAGGCCGAGCTGCTGAATGAGGTCACTGACACGGTTATTGAAAGTATACCGGAGCAGGCTACTCACGCCGAAGAAGAGGATGAAGTGCACCTACAGCGGcggtctacaagacaacgagtctccGAATCGGCCAGTCGACCGCAATCGGTGAAGAAAAAGCGGAACAAGGATCTGATGGCCAGctatgacttctcggactcggaatag